Proteins encoded in a region of the Pseudomonas syringae KCTC 12500 genome:
- a CDS encoding PAS domain-containing protein — MGRFIRETDWSTSALGPKQAWPAALLSSMNLMLSCPDSMYLLWGPDYTLFFNDAYSQVLPIATRQAQGQPIASVWGDAWEAVRPLAEQALAGQSRRSDNIQRTIVRNGRPEQTWWSLSYSPLYGDSGLIEGVFCRVNETTLQVMAEVRQSENEAFTDRVLSSINDCIKVLDLDSRLTFMSEGGQRIMEVSDFNAIRGCPWPDFWQDQGNLDAIAAVEAARAGQNASFTGSAQTLAGTTKWWHVQVSPIFGKDGKPEKILCVSRDMTQLRDAEEALLSLNETLEQRVVERTQDRDRIWRLSTDLMLVAQFDGIISAVNPAWTQALGWSEQQLLDSQFLALVHPEDVDSTLAAMSGLESGRTIPHFKNRYRHQDGSYRTISWTAVPDKQFIHAVGRDIQAEEEANEALRLSQDALHQAQKLEAIGQLTGGVAHDFNNLLTVIRSCSDLLKSANLEEHRRVKYVEAISSTVDRAARLTGQLLAFARRQALQPEVFDVCKSVARIGEMMDTLTGARIQVSIDLPAGPCFIFADGSQFDTALVNMVVNARDAMSGAGKLVIKVECAAHCTADQPASHSAGDYVKVSLTDTGAGIAKEKLGLIFEPFYTTKSVGQGTGLGLSQVFGFAKQSGGEVLVESELGKGSRFTLCLPSAQDQEVVQEDHHHTLTPLPGLCVLMVEDNQDIGTYTRPMLEQLGFQVLWVSSAAEALKELFGNPENFHVVFSDIAMPGMSGLELYAEIEARYPWMPVVLTTGYSTEFATIAQDETHRFDLLQKPYSRDDLAAILHKAVSRSGEH, encoded by the coding sequence ATGGGTCGGTTTATCCGAGAGACGGACTGGTCGACGTCCGCGCTGGGACCGAAGCAAGCATGGCCCGCAGCGCTACTGTCTTCAATGAATCTGATGCTCAGTTGCCCGGACAGCATGTACCTGCTCTGGGGACCTGACTACACCCTGTTTTTCAATGACGCTTACTCTCAGGTCCTGCCGATTGCCACCCGACAGGCGCAGGGGCAGCCCATTGCCTCGGTCTGGGGCGATGCCTGGGAAGCCGTGCGGCCGCTCGCCGAGCAGGCGCTGGCCGGACAAAGCCGCCGGTCTGACAATATTCAGCGCACCATCGTGCGCAATGGCAGGCCCGAGCAGACCTGGTGGTCGCTGTCCTATTCGCCGCTGTATGGCGATAGCGGCCTGATCGAAGGCGTGTTCTGCCGGGTCAACGAGACCACGTTGCAGGTCATGGCCGAAGTCCGTCAGTCGGAGAACGAAGCGTTCACCGACCGTGTGCTGTCGAGCATCAACGACTGCATCAAGGTGCTGGACCTCGATTCGCGCCTGACCTTCATGAGTGAAGGCGGTCAGCGGATCATGGAGGTCAGCGATTTCAACGCGATTCGTGGCTGCCCCTGGCCTGACTTCTGGCAGGACCAGGGCAATCTGGACGCCATTGCTGCGGTTGAAGCGGCACGAGCGGGTCAGAACGCCAGTTTCACCGGCTCGGCGCAGACCCTGGCGGGCACCACCAAGTGGTGGCATGTGCAGGTCAGTCCGATTTTCGGCAAGGACGGCAAACCGGAGAAGATTCTCTGTGTTTCCAGGGACATGACCCAGCTCAGAGACGCTGAAGAAGCCCTGCTGTCGCTCAACGAGACACTTGAACAGCGCGTGGTCGAACGCACCCAGGACCGTGATCGCATCTGGCGGCTGTCGACCGACCTGATGCTGGTGGCGCAGTTCGACGGGATCATATCGGCAGTCAATCCGGCATGGACGCAAGCCCTCGGCTGGTCGGAACAACAACTGCTCGACAGCCAGTTTCTGGCATTGGTGCACCCTGAAGACGTGGACAGCACGCTGGCCGCCATGAGCGGGCTGGAGAGCGGCCGCACGATTCCGCACTTCAAGAATCGCTATCGTCATCAGGACGGCTCGTACCGGACCATCTCCTGGACTGCCGTTCCGGACAAGCAATTCATCCATGCCGTCGGCCGTGACATTCAGGCCGAAGAAGAGGCCAATGAAGCGCTGCGGCTTTCGCAGGACGCCCTGCATCAGGCGCAGAAGCTGGAAGCCATCGGTCAACTCACCGGTGGCGTGGCGCATGATTTCAACAACCTGCTGACCGTGATCCGCTCCTGCAGCGACCTGCTGAAGTCAGCGAACCTTGAAGAGCACCGTCGTGTGAAGTACGTCGAGGCCATCTCCAGCACGGTCGACCGGGCCGCGCGCCTGACCGGCCAGCTGCTGGCGTTCGCCCGCCGTCAGGCCTTGCAGCCGGAAGTGTTCGATGTGTGCAAGAGTGTGGCGCGCATCGGCGAGATGATGGACACGCTGACCGGCGCGCGTATTCAGGTCAGCATCGACCTGCCTGCCGGACCGTGCTTTATCTTCGCCGACGGCAGCCAGTTCGATACTGCGCTGGTCAACATGGTGGTCAACGCTCGCGATGCGATGTCCGGCGCAGGTAAGCTGGTCATCAAGGTTGAATGCGCTGCCCACTGCACTGCAGACCAGCCGGCCTCACACAGCGCGGGTGACTATGTAAAGGTATCGCTGACCGATACCGGCGCAGGTATTGCCAAGGAAAAACTGGGCCTGATCTTCGAACCGTTCTATACCACCAAGAGTGTCGGCCAGGGCACCGGGCTGGGTTTGTCGCAGGTATTCGGGTTTGCCAAGCAGTCGGGCGGTGAAGTGCTGGTTGAAAGCGAGCTGGGCAAAGGCAGCCGCTTCACCCTGTGCCTGCCCAGCGCACAGGATCAGGAAGTCGTCCAGGAAGACCATCACCACACGCTCACCCCATTGCCCGGGCTATGCGTGCTCATGGTCGAGGACAATCAGGACATCGGTACCTACACCCGTCCTATGCTTGAGCAACTGGGCTTTCAGGTACTCTGGGTCAGCAGTGCCGCCGAGGCGCTGAAAGAGCTTTTCGGCAACCCGGAAAACTTCCATGTGGTGTTCTCGGATATCGCCATGCCGGGCATGAGCGGCCTGGAACTGTACGCCGAAATCGAAGCGCGCTACCCGTGGATGCCGGTGGTTCTCACCACCGGGTACAGCACTGAGTTCGCGACGATCGCTCAGGACGAAACACATCGCTTCGACCTGTTGCAGAAACCCTATTCCAGAGACGATCTGGCGGCGATTCTGCACAAGGCCGTGAGCCGTAGCGGCGAACACTAA
- a CDS encoding molecular chaperone HscC: MIVGIDLGTTNSLVAVWRDGSSELVTNALGETLTPSVVGLDDDGQILVGKAARERLQTHPGKTTALFKRYMGSAQEIRLGSATYRPEELSSLVLKSLKADVERAFGEPVTEAVISVPAYFSDAQRKATRIAGELAGLKVEKLINEPTAAALAYGLHQKEGETSFLVFDLGGGTFDISILELFDGVMEVRASAGDNFLGGEDFDQVMVEHFVNLHRDEPDFPSTELIAPALRREAERVRRALGQDGSADFVLRHADREWRKTITQEQMSDFYAPLLNRLRAPAERALRDARIRVADLDEILLVGGTTRMPLIRKLAASLFGRFPSIALNPDEIVAQGAAVQAALKQRDAALEEIVLTDVCPYTLGIETITQVGNRYESGHYLPIIERNSVVPVSRVKTVQTVSDDQEHVMVRIFQGESRMVKDNIALGELIIPIPKAKAGEVALDVRFTYDNNGLLEADVMTQLTGERHKLVIENNPGVMTPDEIQERLQVLEALKVHPREQQANTHLIARLERLYQECLGSDRELIDHWTTQFQHVLETQDERQISEIRKQLKQEVDTFEQGAR, translated from the coding sequence ATGATCGTCGGTATTGATCTGGGCACCACCAACAGCCTGGTGGCTGTATGGCGCGACGGCAGCAGCGAGCTGGTGACCAACGCATTGGGAGAAACACTCACCCCCAGCGTTGTCGGGCTGGACGACGACGGGCAGATCCTGGTCGGCAAGGCAGCCCGCGAACGCCTGCAGACCCACCCGGGAAAAACCACCGCCCTGTTCAAGCGTTACATGGGCAGCGCCCAAGAAATTCGCCTGGGATCTGCTACTTACCGCCCCGAAGAGTTGTCATCGCTGGTGCTCAAAAGCCTGAAGGCTGATGTCGAGCGCGCGTTTGGCGAGCCTGTCACCGAAGCGGTGATCAGCGTCCCGGCCTATTTCAGCGACGCGCAGCGTAAAGCCACGCGTATCGCCGGGGAGCTGGCGGGGCTCAAGGTCGAGAAGCTCATCAACGAGCCAACAGCGGCGGCACTTGCGTATGGCCTTCACCAGAAGGAAGGCGAAACCTCGTTTCTGGTCTTCGACCTGGGTGGCGGTACCTTCGACATCTCGATCCTCGAACTTTTCGACGGCGTGATGGAAGTGCGTGCCAGCGCGGGCGACAACTTTCTGGGGGGTGAAGATTTCGATCAGGTCATGGTCGAGCACTTTGTGAACCTGCACCGCGATGAGCCGGACTTCCCGTCAACGGAGCTGATTGCCCCGGCCTTGCGGCGCGAAGCCGAGCGGGTGCGCAGGGCTTTGGGCCAGGACGGGAGTGCCGACTTCGTATTGCGTCACGCCGACAGGGAATGGCGAAAAACCATTACTCAAGAGCAAATGAGCGATTTTTATGCGCCCCTGCTCAACCGCCTTCGCGCGCCGGCCGAGCGTGCGCTTCGAGACGCGCGGATACGCGTCGCCGATCTGGATGAGATTCTGCTGGTGGGCGGCACCACGCGCATGCCACTGATCCGCAAGCTTGCCGCGAGCCTGTTCGGGCGCTTCCCTTCCATTGCACTCAATCCCGATGAGATCGTCGCTCAGGGCGCAGCGGTGCAGGCGGCGCTCAAGCAACGGGACGCAGCGCTGGAGGAGATCGTCCTCACCGATGTGTGCCCTTACACACTGGGGATCGAGACCATCACGCAAGTTGGCAATCGCTATGAAAGCGGTCATTACCTGCCCATTATCGAACGCAACAGTGTCGTACCGGTCAGCCGGGTAAAAACGGTCCAGACCGTCAGTGATGATCAAGAGCACGTTATGGTGCGGATCTTTCAAGGCGAAAGCCGCATGGTCAAGGACAACATCGCCCTGGGCGAGCTCATTATCCCGATCCCCAAGGCGAAGGCCGGCGAAGTGGCGCTGGATGTGCGTTTTACCTATGACAACAACGGCCTGCTGGAGGCCGACGTGATGACACAGTTGACCGGGGAACGTCACAAGCTGGTCATCGAAAACAACCCAGGCGTGATGACGCCTGATGAAATACAGGAACGCCTTCAGGTACTTGAAGCGCTCAAAGTCCATCCGCGCGAACAGCAGGCCAATACTCACCTGATCGCCAGACTTGAACGCCTGTATCAGGAATGTCTGGGCAGCGATCGAGAACTTATCGATCACTGGACCACTCAGTTCCAGCATGTTCTTGAAACGCAGGACGAGCGGCAGATCAGCGAAATTCGCAAGCAACTCAAACAGGAAGTCGACACGTTCGAGCAGGGCGCAAGATGA